From a region of the Rhodothermia bacterium genome:
- a CDS encoding glycosyltransferase family 4 protein: protein MKICIVKSKRVPDDLNTPTDGGSINFVEILKGLENHSSNSITVITRNEKENLKRSEIVVRNITIIYLPFTYSESDEVMIRDYEEGISFTNALNEHLNENYYDILHTHHWTSAVGLVNIKSHWVHTPHLLAFAKMKYVGFICPEYILLQEKLILQNCSRIIALSCAEKNDILENYQIVTNKITVIPNGVSDVFTKSHFKREAENDSFIISTVARITKQKRLEIIIQAVRNLVDEGFKIKLKIIGGDYYDNTYFQFLQEQILKYHISENIEFIGFITQLELSKIYAESILYVQSSYYESQGIAIIEAMTTGLPIVTTYQDALDEYFINGENGYFYNGDSSEELTKSLKSLLTNVELRVRISNHNINQSKTFSWQTTIEKTLIVLNPFEKNHRNTQMLKFAQDLGAEISESNNLAIAGSIAKGNAWSGSDVDFICVSDGDKKEDFYSHKNANVNIHYININKVDKILTESNIGKRTELLFENYLSEYLWKAIPLFEMDSKIASLIQLNSASRQTNEVKGILVKKYHTQANLFLSESKHLAKQEHFIQSTIELRKAILYLVISYKIDKGWIVQGSKKRPEQFKNLCETKTDFELFDFFVYANNLNLELTQILKFTNLRQDLRVKYLELLHQHLRETKKDKLKTNFIENEIKHNENLDNYYLQNLYNGYEVGAIYHIRQISGFKTHLNKISYLKTNYQETIIDKSITHIDKQTLDTWLQVMGLTDIRSSLTDTIKMTEDLILKHSGI, encoded by the coding sequence ATGAAAATCTGTATTGTTAAAAGTAAAAGAGTTCCTGACGACCTTAATACCCCCACCGATGGTGGCAGTATTAATTTTGTTGAAATCTTAAAAGGTTTAGAAAATCATTCTTCAAATTCAATTACGGTAATCACAAGAAATGAAAAAGAAAATCTAAAGCGTTCAGAAATAGTTGTTCGGAACATTACAATTATATATTTACCCTTTACATATTCTGAATCTGATGAGGTTATGATTAGAGATTATGAAGAAGGCATTTCTTTTACTAATGCACTCAATGAACATCTAAACGAAAATTATTATGACATCCTACATACACACCATTGGACATCTGCTGTTGGACTTGTAAATATTAAATCCCATTGGGTTCACACCCCACACTTACTTGCTTTCGCAAAAATGAAATATGTAGGATTTATTTGCCCTGAATATATTTTGTTGCAAGAAAAATTAATTCTTCAAAATTGCAGTAGAATTATTGCTTTGAGTTGTGCAGAAAAAAACGACATTTTAGAAAACTACCAAATCGTTACCAACAAGATAACTGTAATTCCAAATGGTGTAAGTGATGTGTTTACTAAATCTCATTTCAAAAGAGAAGCCGAAAATGATTCGTTTATTATTTCGACAGTCGCAAGAATCACGAAACAAAAAAGATTAGAAATAATAATTCAAGCCGTGAGGAACTTGGTTGACGAGGGATTTAAAATCAAACTAAAAATAATTGGTGGCGATTATTACGACAACACTTACTTCCAATTTTTACAAGAGCAAATACTAAAATATCACATCTCCGAAAACATTGAATTTATAGGTTTTATTACTCAATTGGAACTAAGCAAAATTTATGCAGAATCAATCTTGTATGTTCAATCATCATATTACGAAAGCCAAGGTATTGCAATTATTGAAGCAATGACAACAGGACTTCCAATTGTTACAACTTATCAAGATGCTTTAGACGAATATTTTATAAATGGAGAAAATGGCTATTTCTACAATGGAGATAGTTCCGAAGAGCTAACAAAAAGTTTAAAATCATTACTAACAAATGTTGAGTTAAGAGTTAGGATTTCAAACCACAATATCAATCAATCAAAAACATTTAGTTGGCAGACCACCATAGAGAAAACTTTGATAGTTTTGAATCCCTTTGAGAAAAATCATAGAAATACTCAAATGCTAAAATTTGCCCAAGACTTGGGAGCAGAAATTAGTGAAAGTAATAACCTTGCAATCGCAGGAAGCATTGCCAAAGGCAATGCTTGGAGTGGAAGTGATGTTGACTTCATTTGTGTTAGTGATGGAGATAAAAAGGAAGACTTCTATTCTCACAAAAATGCTAACGTAAATATTCACTACATAAACATAAACAAAGTTGATAAAATTCTAACTGAATCTAATATAGGCAAGCGGACTGAATTACTGTTTGAAAATTACCTAAGTGAATATTTATGGAAAGCAATTCCATTGTTTGAAATGGATTCAAAAATTGCCTCCTTAATTCAACTAAATTCAGCATCAAGACAAACCAATGAAGTGAAAGGAATTTTGGTAAAAAAGTATCATACCCAAGCAAATTTATTCCTTTCAGAAAGCAAGCATTTGGCTAAACAAGAACATTTTATTCAATCAACAATTGAACTAAGAAAAGCGATTCTGTATTTGGTAATTTCATATAAAATTGACAAAGGTTGGATTGTTCAAGGCTCAAAGAAACGACCCGAACAATTTAAAAATCTATGTGAAACTAAAACTGACTTTGAACTATTCGACTTCTTTGTTTATGCTAACAATTTAAACTTGGAACTAACTCAAATTTTAAAATTTACGAACCTGAGACAAGACCTTCGTGTAAAATATTTAGAGTTGTTGCACCAACATTTGAGAGAAACTAAGAAAGACAAATTGAAAACCAATTTTATAGAAAATGAGATTAAGCACAATGAAAACTTGGACAACTACTATTTACAAAATCTATACAACGGATATGAAGTGGGAGCCATTTATCACATTCGACAGATTTCAGGTTTCAAAACTCACTTAAATAAAATCAGTTACCTAAAAACAAATTATCAAGAAACTATTATTGACAAATCCATTACGCATATTGACAAGCAAACATTGGACACTTGGTTGCAAGTAATGGGTTTGACAGACATTCGCAGTAGCTTAACAGACACAATAAAAATGACAGAAGATTTAATTTTGAAACATAGTGGAATCTAA
- a CDS encoding radical SAM protein gives MKINEIRHIANSEPFYEIHWLITRRCSFSCSYCPPHRHNPKSFQADKESLIRAVGKLETLVSNNKIRLNLTGGEPTIHPNFKDFIDTALNTNKVKAVRIVTNLASNEKIYKYLADSSKTQTKKIYLVASFHWESASPERFLNNVRILADSNVELQVKIMLDINGEEKISNVIDGLKEINRNYKNIAVAVQRIRNTDNIEIDTTEFDENHFEQVQSWGDLRELTYSTEQGASLTQSNSNIDLLIKNKLNTFYKWKCFTGENTLFIDNDGSVFSALCKPDVGSIGNIFDDNIIEIPQFVSCPHKQCECGSTVRIPKIKTNENLYC, from the coding sequence ATGAAAATTAACGAAATAAGACATATTGCTAATTCAGAACCATTTTATGAAATACATTGGTTGATTACAAGAAGATGTTCTTTTTCGTGTTCCTATTGCCCACCTCACAGACATAATCCCAAATCTTTTCAAGCTGATAAAGAATCATTGATACGGGCAGTTGGGAAATTAGAAACACTTGTTTCAAATAACAAAATTCGCCTTAACCTAACAGGAGGTGAACCAACAATTCACCCCAATTTTAAAGACTTCATAGATACTGCATTGAACACAAACAAAGTAAAGGCAGTTCGTATAGTTACAAATTTAGCAAGCAATGAAAAAATATACAAATACTTAGCTGACAGTTCAAAAACACAAACAAAAAAAATCTATTTGGTTGCATCATTTCATTGGGAAAGTGCATCACCTGAAAGGTTTTTAAATAACGTAAGAATATTAGCAGATTCCAATGTTGAACTTCAAGTAAAAATTATGCTTGACATCAATGGTGAGGAAAAAATATCAAATGTTATAGATGGACTAAAAGAGATTAATCGGAATTATAAAAATATTGCAGTCGCAGTTCAACGGATTCGGAATACTGATAATATAGAAATTGATACAACTGAATTTGATGAAAACCATTTTGAGCAAGTCCAAAGTTGGGGAGATTTAAGAGAACTAACCTATTCAACAGAACAAGGAGCATCACTTACTCAAAGCAACAGCAATATAGACTTACTAATAAAAAATAAGCTAAACACATTTTATAAATGGAAATGCTTCACTGGCGAAAACACACTCTTTATAGACAATGACGGTAGTGTATTTTCCGCACTTTGTAAACCAGACGTTGGCAGTATTGGAAATATTTTTGATGATAACATTATTGAAATCCCCCAATTTGTTAGTTGTCCTCACAAACAATGTGAGTGTGGTTCGACAGTAAGAATTCCCAAAATTAAAACTAATGAAAATCTGTATTGTTAA
- a CDS encoding polysaccharide deacetylase family protein has protein sequence MYLTKAEKWLLSKCVSLIGSLLWAISSLIFLPGCTDPQPDPFPKPHKYIALTIDDGPLTHYYSYPDDQLRWDTVTKLIEAVKSREVPTTLFVIGREAEIPAMASMLYKWGISGVELGNHTYSHRSFNEFNEATWLTEIQKTNDALRPITDQLKQRMRYFRYPFLQEGHTLARERESNRAVRDAGLINAHVTIGTDDWTFNEQYMALELKKDWAARYEVGQAYLRHIHKTVSYWDSVGTTLEGRSIKHVMMLHANRINRDYLGQIIDELKQKGFGFITLDEAYRDPVYGQEDSWATENGVSFLEHLKQSRLMTERP, from the coding sequence ATGTATTTGACCAAGGCAGAAAAATGGCTCCTATCAAAGTGTGTCTCCCTGATTGGGAGCCTCCTATGGGCTATTAGCAGTTTAATCTTTCTTCCTGGTTGCACTGATCCCCAGCCTGATCCGTTCCCTAAACCCCATAAATACATTGCCTTAACAATAGACGATGGGCCACTGACCCATTATTATTCATACCCTGATGACCAACTAAGATGGGACACCGTTACAAAGCTCATTGAGGCTGTAAAGTCGCGAGAAGTTCCAACCACCTTATTTGTCATCGGGCGGGAAGCCGAGATACCAGCAATGGCTTCCATGTTATATAAATGGGGGATATCGGGTGTGGAGTTAGGCAACCACACTTATAGCCATCGGTCTTTTAACGAGTTTAATGAAGCTACTTGGTTAACAGAAATCCAGAAGACGAATGATGCATTACGTCCGATTACCGACCAACTCAAGCAACGTATGCGGTATTTTCGTTATCCATTCTTGCAAGAAGGCCATACCTTAGCGCGTGAACGAGAGAGCAACCGCGCCGTTCGAGATGCAGGCTTGATCAATGCACATGTCACCATTGGAACGGACGACTGGACGTTTAATGAACAATATATGGCCTTGGAATTAAAAAAAGACTGGGCTGCTCGGTACGAGGTAGGACAAGCCTATCTAAGGCATATTCACAAAACGGTGTCCTATTGGGATTCTGTTGGTACTACACTGGAAGGGCGTTCCATTAAACATGTGATGATGTTACACGCAAACCGAATCAACCGCGATTATTTAGGACAAATTATTGATGAGCTAAAACAAAAAGGTTTTGGGTTTATTACCCTCGACGAAGCATACCGAGACCCCGTTTATGGCCAAGAAGACAGTTGGGCAACCGAAAATGGTGTTTCATTTTTAGAACACCTTAAACAATCACGGCTAATGACAGAACGCCCTTAA
- a CDS encoding DUF3883 domain-containing protein codes for MTTKKDIIEELFQKRSDFKYPDQAETMSNLLDTVSSDIYSESQRFVFELIQNADDAAKNTNNEVHFEFQNDCLIVSHNGHPFTQEDIKALTSAGSSTKKADTTKTGYKGIGFKSVFGKSERVSIFSDGFQFRFDKSKFDTILPWQIIPIWTEPSDLPKGIQESVSKSDYAVSTIIEIKNVELLQIDLSELLNNGQILLFLRRVSKISVSKNGNPIYSIEKKVVKEETNFNEVTLFKDGKEISSWITKTFGDIPVPAKTKVELKQDEKTPKKLKDAEFTEISFAAKIEGNKIKALRERESLIFTYLPTKVNNFKFPFLVNGSFLTNAAREGIHEDKIWNQWLFELIAEKIFDWLVSLSTTVYKFQILHLLPHKFNNQQNELQKSFDNSFAKQCPTKKFIITGNENISKASEVVLDKTGLSIQKFIDPKSITEFLKTEKNITLSDDCFVNPKVEEAIKLKAIGVETFELDSFETFFISKSFTSRHKISDNFSLIKYFKEKSDSDKQGLWFQTLKTLPFIYDEKGLLYNPSNGICFPTGISSTELGEIPIIHPDIFEKIQNDKPVYDWLKTIGVKEPSQIAFVTNVIIPNLKKEDFINASNFLQITHYLFRLYKENLLDEGMLECLREIKLKTKDSEITFKEAQFCYLSNKYQPQLKIEGVIKDVSLVSEEYLFSGSNELEWNLFFKALKVKDRVDVETINQNNSLATLKQITNEIWVEESKSNAEKKGGFGFGSHNVISSVKLPSFLNLISTNIEYSKLFWKSIILNSNNLPELIGNAVYKYGVGFGFNSYSTSVQNYFPWFIKNKKCVPTSTKEILSPENVFINTKEIKDIAGNYLPVFDFDEPLPDDWKDLLQFKSKLELSDYLSILTKIVKHSEEVEEKDSKFKPPLRRIGLIYNKLASIIPDMTTENKQLISDWASRNKLLSVNGNFEPALQLKWITVEGFSTESEKLKVIQLPENTDKNSENFKELISLFQIQTIDEFIPVFDKPIPDSSLKNKLETILPYYVALIEKKKLDDSTQEFERIYQLLNRTDFFTASEIKLSFNFQSETFDGPSLTVYKGENKFYFKGKWKSERTLLSLIKELSHLLGVFGLNEELRFLLLETEKNEIHEWLIEQGISLTSIKAVLPFTKPILVSPDTNVKEENPHENELAEPVEEYDTEVEPNEPENFDPITTPKSFDITKISAKTKTFTNATAKAEASYSKIQSQEVREDVGRWCEEFVNEFLINQKDKFTEITWVNKDGESGKPYDFEIVESGKVKYIDVKGTPSGVKDLIYLSPNEWKFMFDKRENYSIYRVYNAGNDARIEIIENPSGLLQQGKIFPNPITLQV; via the coding sequence TTGACGACTAAAAAAGACATAATAGAAGAATTATTTCAAAAGCGTTCGGACTTCAAATACCCCGACCAAGCGGAAACAATGTCAAACTTACTTGATACTGTATCAAGCGACATCTACTCAGAAAGCCAGCGATTTGTTTTTGAATTGATTCAAAATGCAGACGATGCAGCTAAAAACACAAATAATGAGGTTCACTTTGAGTTTCAAAATGACTGCCTGATAGTTTCCCATAACGGACACCCCTTTACTCAAGAGGATATCAAAGCTCTAACAAGTGCTGGTTCAAGCACAAAAAAAGCCGACACAACAAAGACAGGATATAAGGGAATAGGGTTCAAATCCGTATTTGGAAAATCCGAACGAGTATCGATTTTTTCTGACGGATTTCAATTCCGTTTTGACAAATCAAAATTTGATACGATTCTACCTTGGCAAATAATTCCTATTTGGACAGAGCCAAGTGATTTGCCGAAAGGAATTCAAGAAAGTGTTTCAAAGAGTGATTATGCAGTTTCTACGATAATTGAAATCAAGAATGTAGAGTTACTTCAAATTGATTTGAGTGAATTGCTAAATAACGGACAGATACTTTTATTCCTCAGAAGAGTTTCAAAAATATCAGTTTCAAAAAACGGTAATCCAATTTATTCAATAGAGAAAAAAGTAGTCAAAGAAGAAACCAATTTTAACGAAGTAACTCTTTTCAAAGACGGGAAGGAAATAAGTTCTTGGATAACAAAAACATTTGGAGATATTCCTGTTCCAGCAAAAACAAAAGTGGAATTGAAACAAGATGAAAAGACTCCAAAAAAATTAAAGGATGCTGAGTTTACAGAAATATCATTTGCAGCCAAAATAGAAGGAAATAAAATTAAAGCTTTAAGAGAACGAGAAAGCTTAATATTCACATACCTCCCAACGAAAGTCAATAATTTCAAATTTCCATTTTTAGTAAATGGTAGTTTCCTTACTAACGCAGCAAGAGAAGGAATTCACGAAGACAAAATTTGGAATCAATGGCTCTTTGAACTTATTGCAGAAAAAATATTTGATTGGTTGGTCTCACTTTCAACAACCGTATACAAATTCCAAATTCTTCATTTACTGCCTCATAAATTCAACAATCAACAGAATGAATTACAAAAATCCTTTGACAATAGCTTTGCAAAACAATGCCCTACAAAGAAATTTATCATTACTGGAAATGAAAACATTAGCAAAGCGTCTGAAGTTGTTTTAGACAAGACAGGTTTATCAATTCAAAAATTTATTGACCCAAAATCCATCACCGAATTTCTTAAAACAGAGAAAAATATAACTCTTTCGGACGACTGTTTTGTAAATCCCAAAGTAGAAGAAGCTATTAAACTAAAAGCTATTGGAGTTGAAACATTTGAACTTGACAGCTTTGAAACGTTCTTTATTTCAAAATCATTTACCAGCAGACATAAAATTTCAGATAATTTTAGTTTGATAAAATATTTTAAGGAGAAATCAGATAGCGATAAGCAAGGACTTTGGTTTCAGACCTTGAAAACACTTCCGTTTATTTATGATGAGAAAGGATTACTTTATAATCCTTCTAACGGAATTTGCTTTCCGACAGGTATAAGTTCAACAGAATTGGGAGAAATTCCCATCATTCACCCAGATATTTTTGAAAAAATTCAAAATGACAAGCCAGTTTACGACTGGCTTAAAACGATTGGTGTTAAAGAACCCTCACAAATTGCATTTGTAACCAATGTCATAATTCCAAATCTCAAAAAGGAAGATTTCATTAATGCTTCTAACTTTCTTCAAATAACGCATTATCTGTTTCGCTTATATAAGGAAAATCTGCTTGACGAGGGGATGTTAGAGTGTCTTAGAGAAATTAAATTAAAAACGAAAGATTCTGAAATAACTTTTAAAGAAGCACAATTTTGTTATCTCTCTAATAAATATCAACCACAACTTAAAATTGAAGGTGTTATAAAAGATGTTTCGCTAGTATCAGAGGAATATTTGTTTTCTGGCAGCAACGAATTGGAATGGAATCTATTTTTTAAAGCACTAAAGGTTAAAGATAGAGTTGATGTTGAAACTATTAATCAAAATAACTCATTAGCTACCCTCAAACAAATTACTAATGAAATTTGGGTTGAAGAATCTAAATCAAATGCTGAGAAAAAAGGAGGATTCGGATTTGGAAGTCATAATGTTATAAGTTCAGTAAAATTGCCTTCATTTCTTAACCTGATATCGACCAATATTGAATATTCTAAGCTGTTTTGGAAAAGCATTATTTTGAATTCAAATAATCTACCAGAATTAATAGGTAATGCGGTATATAAATACGGTGTCGGTTTTGGATTTAATAGCTATAGCACTTCGGTTCAAAATTATTTTCCTTGGTTCATTAAGAATAAAAAATGTGTACCGACTTCAACTAAAGAAATCCTTAGTCCTGAAAACGTATTTATAAATACGAAAGAGATAAAAGATATTGCAGGAAACTACTTGCCCGTTTTTGATTTTGACGAACCTTTACCAGACGATTGGAAAGACCTTCTTCAATTCAAAAGTAAATTAGAACTAAGTGATTATCTTTCTATTCTTACCAAAATTGTAAAACATTCAGAAGAAGTAGAAGAAAAAGATTCAAAATTTAAGCCCCCATTAAGAAGGATTGGTTTGATTTATAACAAGCTTGCCTCAATTATACCTGATATGACAACAGAGAATAAGCAACTTATCTCTGATTGGGCATCAAGAAACAAATTACTCTCTGTAAATGGAAATTTTGAACCTGCCCTTCAATTAAAGTGGATTACTGTAGAAGGATTCTCAACGGAATCAGAAAAATTAAAGGTTATTCAACTACCTGAAAATACCGACAAGAATTCCGAGAATTTTAAGGAATTAATTTCACTATTTCAAATTCAAACGATTGACGAGTTCATTCCAGTCTTTGACAAACCAATTCCAGATAGTTCTTTAAAAAACAAGCTTGAAACGATTCTGCCCTACTATGTAGCATTGATTGAAAAGAAAAAGTTAGATGACAGCACGCAAGAGTTTGAACGAATTTATCAGTTGTTAAATAGAACAGATTTTTTTACTGCGTCTGAAATCAAACTTTCTTTCAACTTTCAATCTGAGACTTTTGATGGTCCTTCTTTGACAGTTTACAAAGGAGAAAACAAATTCTATTTTAAAGGAAAATGGAAAAGTGAGAGAACATTGTTGAGCTTGATAAAAGAACTTTCACATCTATTAGGCGTGTTCGGACTTAACGAAGAATTGCGATTTCTCTTATTGGAAACCGAGAAAAATGAAATTCACGAATGGTTAATTGAACAAGGAATTAGTTTGACCAGTATTAAGGCTGTCCTGCCATTTACAAAACCAATTTTAGTAAGTCCTGATACTAATGTCAAAGAGGAAAATCCTCACGAAAATGAATTAGCTGAACCAGTTGAAGAATATGACACAGAAGTAGAACCGAACGAACCTGAAAATTTTGACCCAATTACAACTCCTAAAAGTTTTGATATAACTAAAATTTCTGCCAAAACTAAAACTTTTACAAATGCTACAGCTAAAGCAGAAGCGAGTTACTCAAAAATCCAGAGTCAAGAAGTTCGAGAAGATGTTGGAAGATGGTGTGAGGAATTTGTTAATGAGTTTTTGATAAACCAAAAAGATAAATTCACAGAAATTACTTGGGTAAATAAGGACGGAGAAAGTGGTAAACCCTACGATTTTGAAATTGTGGAAAGCGGGAAAGTGAAATATATTGATGTAAAAGGAACTCCGTCTGGGGTCAAAGACCTCATCTATCTTTCGCCAAACGAATGGAAATTTATGTTTGACAAGAGAGAAAATTATTCGATTTATCGAGTTTATAATGCAGGAAACGATGCAAGAATTGAAATAATAGAAAACCCAAGTGGTTTATTGCAACAAGGAAAAATATTTCCAAATCCGATAACATTACAAGTATAG